Proteins from a genomic interval of Posidoniimonas polymericola:
- the kbl gene encoding glycine C-acetyltransferase — translation MSAPTDSVQQTLSEIREAGLYKSERLIESPQRAHITVGADEVLNMCANNYLGLADHPDIIQAAHDYLDRWGYGLSSVRFICGTQTCHKELEQAVSEFLGTEDTILYSSCFDANGGLFETLLGPEDAVISDELNHASIIDGVRLCKAKRLRYKTCDMDDLRTRLQEADAAGARTKLITTDGVFSMDGSVARLDQICDLADEYNALVHFDDCHATGFWGPTGRGTHEHCGVVGRIDITTSTFGKALGGASGGYTSGRQEIIELLRQRSRPYLFSNTIAPPIVGGSLAALKLAQESSELRDHLKENTAYFREAMSSAGFDILPGEHPIVPIMLGDAKLAAALADKLLGLGVYVIGFSYPVVPMGKARIRVQISAAHSREDLEGAVEKFKQAKASLG, via the coding sequence TTGTCCGCACCGACCGACAGCGTCCAGCAGACCCTCAGTGAGATCCGTGAAGCCGGCCTGTACAAGAGCGAGCGGCTAATCGAGTCCCCGCAGCGCGCCCACATCACCGTGGGCGCCGACGAGGTGCTCAACATGTGCGCCAACAACTACCTCGGGCTGGCCGACCACCCCGACATTATCCAGGCGGCGCACGACTACCTCGACCGCTGGGGGTACGGCCTGTCGTCGGTGCGGTTTATCTGCGGCACCCAGACCTGTCACAAGGAGCTCGAGCAGGCGGTTAGTGAGTTCCTCGGCACCGAGGATACGATCCTCTACTCGTCGTGCTTCGACGCCAACGGCGGGCTGTTCGAGACCCTGCTCGGGCCCGAGGACGCGGTGATCAGCGACGAGCTGAACCACGCCTCGATTATCGACGGCGTGCGGCTCTGCAAGGCGAAGCGGCTCCGCTACAAGACCTGCGACATGGACGACTTGCGGACCAGGCTGCAGGAGGCCGACGCCGCCGGCGCCCGCACCAAGCTGATCACGACCGACGGCGTCTTCTCGATGGACGGCAGCGTCGCCCGGCTCGACCAGATCTGCGACCTGGCCGACGAGTACAACGCGCTGGTGCACTTCGACGACTGCCACGCCACCGGCTTCTGGGGTCCCACCGGCCGCGGCACGCACGAGCACTGCGGTGTCGTGGGACGGATCGACATCACCACCAGCACGTTCGGCAAGGCGCTCGGCGGCGCCAGCGGCGGCTACACCAGCGGCCGCCAGGAGATCATCGAGCTGCTGCGGCAGCGGTCGCGGCCGTACCTTTTCTCCAACACCATCGCGCCGCCGATCGTCGGCGGCTCGCTAGCGGCGCTGAAGCTCGCGCAGGAGTCGAGCGAGCTCCGCGATCACCTCAAAGAGAACACCGCCTACTTCCGCGAGGCGATGAGCTCCGCCGGGTTCGATATCCTGCCGGGCGAGCACCCGATCGTGCCGATCATGCTCGGCGACGCGAAGCTCGCCGCGGCGCTGGCCGACAAGCTCCTCGGGCTCGGCGTGTACGTGATCGGCTTCTCGTACCCGGTGGTGCCGATGGGCAAGGCCCGGATCCGGGTTCAGATCTCCGCCGCCCACAGCCGCGAGGACCTCGAGGGCGCGGTCGAGAAGTTCAAGCAGGCCAAGGCGTCGCTCGGCTAG
- a CDS encoding L-serine ammonia-lyase: protein MDQTPVAPRQPPLSVFDMLKVGVGPSSSHTLGPWRAGQRFVESLGPEMQDVTGVQVDLYGSLAKTGRGHGTDIAVQMGLTGADPETFPTEDLPAVIARIKSDCSLDLGGEQAIAFDPAAAIHFRRDEQLPAHPNGLRFTATLSDGSTRCETYYSVGGGFVVCDGEQECADVASLPYPIDTAAELIAHCDAASLPISGVVLQNELAWRSEADVEAGLDRIERTMVECVLRGCRAHGVLPGGLGVKRRAADTAERLLGGALPEHGDFFDTIDTASANFQTVLDWVGCFALAVNEENAAFGRVVTAPTNGAAGVIPAVLLYYRLFCGADQNARRRFLLTAAEIGCLFKKNATISAALGGCQAEIGVSSAMAAAALAEGLGGTPRQAAAAAEIAMEHHLGMTCDPIRGLVQIPCIERNVFGAVKAITAARLAIGRDAADARVPLDAVIRTMWDTARDMSDKYKETSEGGLAVQIPVNVSEC from the coding sequence TTGGACCAAACCCCCGTTGCGCCCCGGCAGCCGCCGCTGAGCGTGTTTGACATGCTGAAGGTGGGCGTCGGGCCATCGAGCTCGCACACCTTGGGGCCCTGGCGGGCCGGTCAGCGGTTTGTCGAGTCGCTCGGCCCCGAAATGCAGGACGTAACCGGGGTCCAGGTTGACCTCTACGGCTCGCTCGCCAAGACCGGCAGGGGGCACGGGACCGACATCGCCGTGCAGATGGGCCTGACCGGCGCCGACCCCGAGACCTTCCCGACCGAAGACCTGCCGGCGGTGATCGCCCGTATCAAGAGCGATTGCTCGCTCGATCTCGGCGGCGAACAGGCGATCGCTTTCGACCCGGCGGCCGCTATTCATTTCCGCCGCGACGAGCAGCTGCCAGCGCACCCGAACGGCCTGCGGTTCACGGCGACCCTCAGCGATGGCTCCACGCGGTGTGAGACCTACTACTCCGTCGGCGGCGGGTTCGTCGTCTGTGATGGGGAACAAGAGTGCGCGGACGTCGCCTCGCTTCCTTATCCGATTGACACGGCGGCCGAGCTGATTGCGCACTGCGATGCGGCCTCGCTGCCGATCTCTGGCGTGGTGCTGCAGAACGAGCTCGCCTGGCGGAGCGAGGCCGACGTCGAGGCCGGACTCGACCGCATCGAAAGGACGATGGTGGAGTGCGTGCTGCGGGGCTGCCGGGCCCACGGCGTGCTGCCCGGCGGGCTGGGGGTAAAGCGGCGGGCGGCCGACACGGCCGAGCGGCTGCTGGGCGGCGCCCTCCCGGAGCACGGCGATTTCTTCGACACCATCGACACGGCGTCGGCCAACTTCCAGACCGTGCTCGATTGGGTCGGCTGCTTCGCGTTGGCGGTCAACGAGGAGAACGCCGCTTTCGGCCGGGTGGTCACCGCTCCGACCAACGGCGCGGCCGGCGTGATCCCGGCGGTGCTGCTGTATTACCGGCTGTTCTGCGGCGCCGACCAGAACGCCCGACGGCGGTTCCTGCTGACGGCCGCCGAGATCGGCTGCCTGTTCAAGAAGAACGCCACGATTTCGGCGGCGCTGGGGGGCTGCCAGGCAGAGATCGGCGTGTCGTCGGCGATGGCCGCGGCGGCGCTCGCCGAGGGCCTCGGCGGGACGCCCCGCCAGGCGGCGGCCGCGGCCGAGATCGCCATGGAGCACCACCTGGGCATGACCTGCGACCCGATCCGCGGGCTGGTGCAGATCCCGTGCATCGAACGCAATGTGTTCGGCGCCGTGAAGGCGATCACCGCCGCGCGGCTCGCCATCGGTCGCGACGCGGCCGACGCGCGGGTGCCGCTCGACGCCGTGATCCGCACGATGTGGGACACCGCCCGGGACATGAGCGACAAGTACAAGGAGACCTCCGAAGGGGGCCTCGCCGTGCAGATCCCGGTGAACGTCAGCGAGTGCTAG
- a CDS encoding DUF1501 domain-containing protein: MPDPIREHLLLQSRRAFLNQGAVGLGTAALASLAGTPSAAGSPATSLTHIAPKAKRAIYLFMAGAPSQQDLFDYKPKLRERFRADLRNEKYEDGSPVLRTRVTTMTSGQSAFPIAPSKYKFRQHGQAGAWVSELLPYTASMADEIAIVRSLWTEAINHDPAITYITSGDQLPGKPSLGAWLSYGLGAENQDLPAFMVMTPTWTGRQEAQALYNRLWGSGYLPSTHQGVSLRSSGDPVLFLSNPQGVAPADRRRMLDGLAELNRRHHEAAGHADTLDRVAQYEMAFRMQTSVPELTSIADEPESVTSLYGPEVHTPGTFAASCLLARRMAERGVRFVQIFHRGWDQHLEIPKDLPNQCRDVDQPAWALVQDLKQRGLLHDTLVIWGGEFGRTSYCQGTLSDTEYGRDHHPGCFTMWMAGGGVKPGTVYGQTCDYGCNIVDASGQPTTRFEDGAVHIRDMNATILHQLGIDHKQLTFKFRGLDQRLTGVEEAHVIRGVVG; this comes from the coding sequence ATGCCCGACCCGATCCGAGAGCACCTGCTGCTGCAGAGCCGCCGCGCCTTCCTGAACCAGGGCGCGGTTGGGCTCGGCACGGCTGCGCTGGCGTCGCTGGCGGGGACGCCGTCCGCCGCGGGCTCGCCGGCGACGTCGCTCACCCACATCGCGCCGAAGGCCAAGCGGGCGATCTACCTGTTCATGGCCGGCGCGCCATCGCAGCAGGACCTGTTCGACTACAAGCCGAAGCTGCGCGAGCGGTTCAGGGCAGACCTCCGCAACGAGAAGTACGAGGACGGCTCGCCCGTGCTCCGCACCCGGGTCACGACCATGACCTCGGGTCAGTCGGCGTTCCCGATCGCGCCGTCGAAGTACAAGTTCAGGCAGCACGGCCAGGCGGGCGCGTGGGTCAGCGAGCTGCTGCCCTACACCGCCAGCATGGCCGACGAAATCGCCATTGTCCGCTCGCTCTGGACCGAGGCCATCAACCACGACCCGGCGATTACCTACATCACGTCGGGCGATCAGCTGCCCGGCAAGCCGAGCCTCGGCGCGTGGCTCAGCTACGGGCTGGGTGCCGAGAACCAGGACCTGCCGGCGTTCATGGTGATGACGCCCACCTGGACCGGCCGCCAGGAAGCCCAGGCGCTATACAATCGGCTGTGGGGTTCGGGGTACCTGCCGAGCACGCACCAGGGCGTGTCGCTCCGATCGAGCGGCGATCCGGTGCTGTTCCTCTCCAACCCCCAGGGCGTCGCGCCGGCCGACCGGCGGCGGATGCTCGACGGGCTGGCCGAGCTCAACCGACGTCACCACGAGGCCGCCGGGCACGCCGACACGCTCGACCGGGTCGCCCAGTACGAGATGGCGTTCCGGATGCAGACCTCGGTCCCCGAGCTGACCAGCATCGCCGACGAGCCGGAGTCGGTCACCTCGCTCTACGGACCGGAAGTGCACACGCCGGGAACGTTTGCGGCGAGCTGCCTGCTGGCGCGGCGGATGGCCGAGCGTGGAGTGCGGTTCGTGCAGATCTTTCACCGCGGCTGGGACCAGCACCTGGAGATCCCCAAGGACCTGCCCAATCAGTGCCGCGACGTCGACCAGCCGGCGTGGGCGCTGGTGCAGGACCTCAAGCAACGCGGGCTGCTGCACGACACGCTGGTGATCTGGGGCGGCGAGTTCGGCCGCACGTCGTACTGCCAGGGCACGCTCAGCGACACCGAGTACGGACGCGACCACCACCCCGGCTGCTTCACGATGTGGATGGCCGGCGGCGGCGTCAAACCGGGGACCGTGTACGGCCAGACCTGTGACTACGGCTGCAACATCGTCGACGCGTCGGGTCAGCCCACCACCCGCTTCGAGGACGGCGCCGTGCACATCCGCGACATGAATGCTACGATCCTCCATCAGCTAGGCATCGATCACAAGCAGCTAACCTTCAAGTTCCGCGGCCTCGACCAGCGGCTGACCGGCGTCGAAGAGGCCCACGTGATCCGCGGCGTCGTTGGGTAG